From a single Vibrio chagasii genomic region:
- the coxB gene encoding cytochrome c oxidase subunit II has translation MKRLLVRLGWLLNSFVVLLASVSANANSEYNMTQGVTEISGQVYELHMLIFYICCAIAFVVFGVMFYSILRHRKSKGAVAAHFHESTKVEILWTIIPIIILIAMAIPATKTLIAMEDTSQSELTVKITGSQWKWHYSYFGEDVEFFSLLATSDKEIEGIEVKGAHYLLEVDKPLVLPIDRKVRFLMTSDDVIHSWWVPAFAVKKDTIPGFINEAWTKIDEPGVYRGQCAELCGRAHGFMPIVVHAMEENEFDAWLAEQKELAIAAKQAAQDALDASLSLDELNTIGEEVYKTRCAVCHQANGEGIPGAFPAIKGSPVALGDVDVHIDTIAYGRGGTAMQAFDNQLTEKEIAAVVTYQRNAWGNDTGDVVQASDVNAYKVKQSGGAEGSADEAQSDAKEQL, from the coding sequence TTGAAAAGATTACTGGTTAGGCTAGGGTGGCTGTTGAATAGTTTTGTTGTGCTACTGGCATCGGTCTCGGCGAATGCGAACAGTGAATACAACATGACCCAAGGTGTGACAGAGATAAGTGGACAAGTTTACGAGCTCCACATGCTGATCTTCTACATCTGTTGTGCAATCGCCTTTGTGGTTTTCGGGGTGATGTTTTATTCGATTCTAAGGCACCGAAAGTCGAAGGGCGCTGTGGCTGCTCATTTTCATGAAAGTACCAAAGTCGAAATCCTCTGGACCATTATCCCTATCATTATTCTCATCGCTATGGCGATTCCCGCTACTAAAACCTTGATAGCGATGGAAGACACTTCTCAATCCGAACTCACCGTTAAGATTACTGGTTCACAATGGAAATGGCACTACAGCTATTTCGGTGAAGATGTTGAGTTCTTCAGTTTGCTAGCGACCAGCGACAAAGAAATTGAAGGTATTGAAGTAAAAGGTGCGCACTATTTGTTGGAGGTTGATAAACCACTTGTGCTGCCCATAGACCGGAAAGTACGTTTTTTAATGACTTCAGATGATGTTATCCATTCGTGGTGGGTGCCGGCTTTTGCTGTTAAGAAAGACACCATTCCGGGATTTATAAACGAAGCGTGGACCAAAATCGATGAACCAGGTGTTTACCGAGGACAATGTGCAGAGCTGTGTGGTCGTGCTCATGGCTTCATGCCGATAGTTGTTCATGCTATGGAAGAGAACGAATTTGATGCATGGCTAGCGGAACAGAAAGAGTTAGCTATAGCGGCGAAACAAGCGGCTCAAGATGCATTAGACGCGTCACTTTCGTTGGATGAATTGAACACCATTGGTGAAGAGGTATACAAAACTCGATGTGCCGTATGTCATCAAGCAAACGGTGAAGGTATACCCGGAGCGTTTCCTGCTATCAAAGGTAGCCCAGTTGCTCTTGGAGATGTAGATGTTCATATCGACACTATTGCTTACGGTCGAGGAGGCACGGCAATGCAAGCCTTCGACAATCAGCTGACTGAGAAAGAGATTGCAGCAGTCGTGACCTACCAACGAAATGCTTGGGGGAATGACACTGGCGATGTGGTTCAAGCTTCAGATGTTAATGCCTATAAGGTTAAACAGTCGGGTGGAGCGGAAGGCTCTGCGGATGAAGCACAAAGTGATGCTAAGGAGCAGCTATGA